The following coding sequences lie in one Clarias gariepinus isolate MV-2021 ecotype Netherlands chromosome 27, CGAR_prim_01v2, whole genome shotgun sequence genomic window:
- the LOC128514808 gene encoding uncharacterized protein C14orf132-like: protein MDLSFMAAQIPMMTGAFMDSSPNDEYSTDHSLFNSSASVALHQQEAPQRVSRDAIWLWIAISATIANIVVVGIVYACTF, encoded by the exons ATGGATCTGTCCTTCATGGCAGCGCAG ATCCCCATGATGACGGGCGCCTTCATGGACTCGTCTCCGAATGACGAGTACAGCACGGATCACTCGCTCTTCAACTCCTCGGCCAGTGTCGCTCTTCACCAGCAGGAGGCGCCGCAGAGGGTTTCCCGCGATGCCATCTGGCTCTGGATCGCCATTTCTGCCACCATCGCAAACATCGTGGTGGTCGGAATCGTCTACGCCTGCACCTTCTGA